Genomic segment of Oceanimonas sp. GK1:
TGGGCAACATATGGGGCTTTCCCACTCAGGCGGCCAGCAACGGCGGTGGCGCCTTTTTGCTGGTCTATCTGCTGATGATAGGGTTGTTGGGCTACCCCATGCTGGTGGCCGAGATCACCATCGGCCGCCACGGCCAGGCCGGCCCCTTTCACGCCCTGCAGAAACTCACCGGCAATGGCGCCGGCAAGGCCATCGCCGGCCTGGTGGGGCTGGCGGCGGTCATCACCGTCAGCCTGATATTCACCTTCTATGCCATCGTCTCCGGCTGGTTTATCGCCTATGCGCTCGAGCCCCTGGCCCGTCTGCTGGGCATGAACGCCGACTGGCTGACCGGCTTTTCCACCTCGCGCAACCTGGTGTTCACCCTGCTGTTTGCACTGCTGAGCCTCTATGTGGTCAGCCGGGGCCTGGAGCAGGGCATCGAGAAGTGGTCGAGCCGGCTGATGCCGCTGCTGCTGATGATGCTGATCGTGCTCACCGGCTATATGCTGACCCAGCCCGGTGCCGGCGAAGGCCTGAAGGCCTACCTGGTACCCGACTTCGACCGCGTACTGCACCGGGACGTGCTGATCGGGGCCCTTGGCCAGAGCTTTTTCTCCCTGTCGCTGGGCGCGGCAGTCATGATGCTGTACGGCTCCTACCTCAGCCGCCAGGCCAGCATTCCGGCGCTGGCCGCTCAGGTAACCCTGCTTGATACCAGCGTGGCCTTTCTCGCCGGCCTGCTGATTTTGCCGGCCATGTACGTGGCCCAGCATAACGGCGTGGCCATTTTTGCCGACGACGGCAGCCTGCTGAGCTCCGACACCCTGGTGTTTTCGGTGCTGCCGGCGCTGTTCGAAACCATGGGTCAGGCCCAGTACCTGATCGCTTTTGCCTTTTTCCTGCTGATGATAGTGGCGGCGCTGACGTCCTCCATCTCGATGCTGGAAGCGCCGGTGTCCCTGGCCATGGAAAGCACCGGCCTGTCACGCATCAAGGCCACCTGGCTGATGACCGCCCTGTGTACCCTGGTCAGCGTGATCATCGTGTTCAACTTCGCCAGCCTGTTCGGGCTGGTGATCACCGTCACCACCCAGTATGCCCAGCCGCTGGTCAGCCTGTGCATCACTCTCTATGCCGGCTGGGTCTGGCAGCGTAACAAGGTGCTGGCCGAGCTCAAGGCCGGCTGCCCCGGGGTGGAGCAGGGCCTGTTCTGGAAAATCTGGCCCTGGTATGTGCGCTTTGTGTGCCCGGTGCTGGTGCTGGTGGTCATTATTCAGTCCATCGGCGGCTAAACACCTCACACTCCCAAAATACAAAAGGGCCGCCATGCGGCCCTTTTGCGTGGTCGTCTGTTAGCCAGATGCAAGCACGAAGCACCAGCAGAGTTGCCTCCACCGACACGCTTCCAGCCCATCCATGGGACGCTCGTCAAATGTCATCCATGACATTTGACGGTCGGTTACGGCAATCCCTGCTGTTGCTTCGTTGAGCATGGGCGCCGCATGTTGGAAGCAGGCTGGCAACCCGGTGTTGAGCAATGAAGGACAAAGGGTATTGTTTCGCCGCACTCTCTGCGCCATCCCTGGCGCAGCGAAGCCTACATGGATGTATTCACGGCGTGTCGGCGAAACAGTGCGCTTTGGCCGACGATATCGCACGGCCAGGCAGCTGACGAATAAACCAAAGGGCCGCATGGCGGCCCTTTGGCTTTTACCTGCTTAGCGCGTGACTTCACCGTCCGGGGCACTGAGGCCCGCGGCCAGGCGAGTGCCCTGCTCTTCGTCGGCCAGGGCCAGCAGGAAGGCGTATTCCCGGGCCAGTTCGCGGTAGGATTCAAAGCGACCCGATTTGCCGCCGTGACCGCTGTCCATGTCGCAATGCAGCAGCAGCAGGTTATCGTCGGTCTTCATTTCCCGCAGCTTGGCCACCCACTTGGCCGGCTCCCAGTACTGCACCTGAGAGTCGTGCAGGCCGGTGGTCACCAGCATATTGGGGTAAGCCTGGGGCTTCACCTGATCGTAGGGGCTGTAGGACTTCATGTAATGGTAATAGTCGGCGTCGTTGGGATTGCCCCACTCGCCGTATTCACCGGTGGTGAGCGGAATCGACTCGTCCAGCATGGTGGTCACCACATCCACAAAGGGCACCGCTGCCACTACCCCCTTGTACAGATCCGGTGCCATGTTGACCACCGCCGCCACCAGCAGGCCGCCGGCGCTGCCGCCGGACGCAAACACCCGCCCCTTGTCGCCGTAACCCTGCTGCACCAGCGACTCGGTCACGTCGATAAAGTCGTTAAAGGTGTTCTGCTTGCTCATCAGCCGGCCCTGCTCGTACCAGTCCCGGCCCAGCTCCTCACCGCCACGCACGTGGGCGATGGCATACACAAAGCCCCGGTCAAGCAGGCTCAGGCGGGCGCTGCTGAAATCCGGATCCATGCTGGCACCGTAGGAGCCGTAGGCATACACCAGCAGCGGATTGCTGCCGTCGCGCCTGAATCTGTCGGCCCGGTATACCAGAGACACCGGCACCCTGGCCCCGTCCCGCGCCGTAACCCAGACCCGCTCGCTGCGATAGTCGTCGGCGTTGAAGTGGTCGCCCACATACTGCTGCTTGAGCTCCCGGCGCTCCTGAGTGTCCATGTTCACTTCATAAATGGTCACCGGCCGGGTCATGGAGGAATAACCGTAACGCAGCCAGGGCGTATCGGCCTCGGGGTTGGTGCCCATCCAGCTGACATAGGCGGGATCGTCAAACTGAAGCTGACGCTCGCGGCCATCCTGGCGATGGATCTGGCGCAGATGCAACAGGCCCTCGCTGCGCTCTTCCAGTACCAGCCAGTCGCGGAACAGGGCAAAGCCCTCCAGCAGCACTTCGTCCCGGGCGGGGATCACCGGCTGCCATTGCGCGGGCTTGCCGGCCGTGTCGGTGACGTAGAGGCCGAAGTTGGCGCCGTCCTTGTTGGTGCGCACATAAAACTGCCCCTGGTAATGGTCCAGATCATACTCGTGACCATGCTGGCGGGGCAGAAACACTTGGGGCTCGGCATTCGGATCATCGGCCGGAATAAGGTGGATCTCACTGGCGTCGGTATTCCAGGCGCCGATGAAGATGTAGTCTCCCGAGCGGCTCTTGTAGAGGCTGGTATAAAAGCCGCTGTCCTGCTCCTCGTGCACCAGCACGTCCTCGCTCTGCGCGGTGCCCAACGTATGGCGATAAACCTGGAACGGCAGCAGGGTGCTGTCGTCCTGTTTCACGTAAAACAGGGTTTTACCGTCTTTTGCCCACACCAGGTTGCCGGAGGTATTTTCCAGCACCTCGGGGTAAAGCTCGCCGGTGTCCAGCGACTTGAAGCGCACCTGGTACTGGCGGCGGGACAGAAAGTCTTCGGAAAAGGCCAGGGTACGCTGATCCGGGCTCACCGCCATCTGCCCCTGCCCATAATAGGACTGGCCCTCGGCGCGCTGATTGCCGTCGAGCAGCACTTGCACCTGGTCCGGCTGGCCGTCGGGATAGCGCTCGGCAATGCCGTATTCCTGGCCCTGCTGATAGCGGGTGCGATACCACCAGCCCTGCTTCAGGTAGGGAACCGTGTTGTCGTCCTGGCGAATCCGCGCCACCATCTCCTGAAACAGCGACTCCTGCAGCCCGTCGAGGGGCGTCAACACCCGCTCGCTGTAGCGGTTTTCCTGTTCCAGGTAGTTGAGCACGTCGGGATCATCGCGCTCGTCGTCGCGCATCCAGTGATAATTGTCCACACGCAAATCGTCGTGGCTGGAAAGCACATGGGGGATTTTTTTGGCGACAGGCGGTTTTACTTCCACGTCGGTTCCTTTGGCATAGGGTTTGGCACAAGCCACCCATGCTAACATCAGGCAAAGCCGTACCCTATTGCGCACGCGTCACTCCTTTTCGCTTTGTATAAAAAACGAACGAATACTATCTACAGAATACGACGCCAGCCAGCCAAACCGGTGAAAAATGCCAAATAAAACAGGAAAAAAATTCAAATGAAGCCGCTGGGCGCGGCCGTTTAAGGGAAAGTGATCACTTACGCTGCCAGCGGCCGTCGGCCAGCTGTACATACTGGCCGGCGGGGGTGCGCTCTATGTTGAGCTGACCGGCCCGGCTTTGCACCACCACCAGGCTGGTACCGGTTTTTTGGGCAATATCCCGGTAGCTTTCCAGCC
This window contains:
- a CDS encoding sodium-dependent transporter; its protein translation is MNARAQFSSKLGFVMAAAGSAIGVGNIWGFPTQAASNGGGAFLLVYLLMIGLLGYPMLVAEITIGRHGQAGPFHALQKLTGNGAGKAIAGLVGLAAVITVSLIFTFYAIVSGWFIAYALEPLARLLGMNADWLTGFSTSRNLVFTLLFALLSLYVVSRGLEQGIEKWSSRLMPLLLMMLIVLTGYMLTQPGAGEGLKAYLVPDFDRVLHRDVLIGALGQSFFSLSLGAAVMMLYGSYLSRQASIPALAAQVTLLDTSVAFLAGLLILPAMYVAQHNGVAIFADDGSLLSSDTLVFSVLPALFETMGQAQYLIAFAFFLLMIVAALTSSISMLEAPVSLAMESTGLSRIKATWLMTALCTLVSVIIVFNFASLFGLVITVTTQYAQPLVSLCITLYAGWVWQRNKVLAELKAGCPGVEQGLFWKIWPWYVRFVCPVLVLVVIIQSIGG
- a CDS encoding S9 family peptidase, with amino-acid sequence MLAWVACAKPYAKGTDVEVKPPVAKKIPHVLSSHDDLRVDNYHWMRDDERDDPDVLNYLEQENRYSERVLTPLDGLQESLFQEMVARIRQDDNTVPYLKQGWWYRTRYQQGQEYGIAERYPDGQPDQVQVLLDGNQRAEGQSYYGQGQMAVSPDQRTLAFSEDFLSRRQYQVRFKSLDTGELYPEVLENTSGNLVWAKDGKTLFYVKQDDSTLLPFQVYRHTLGTAQSEDVLVHEEQDSGFYTSLYKSRSGDYIFIGAWNTDASEIHLIPADDPNAEPQVFLPRQHGHEYDLDHYQGQFYVRTNKDGANFGLYVTDTAGKPAQWQPVIPARDEVLLEGFALFRDWLVLEERSEGLLHLRQIHRQDGRERQLQFDDPAYVSWMGTNPEADTPWLRYGYSSMTRPVTIYEVNMDTQERRELKQQYVGDHFNADDYRSERVWVTARDGARVPVSLVYRADRFRRDGSNPLLVYAYGSYGASMDPDFSSARLSLLDRGFVYAIAHVRGGEELGRDWYEQGRLMSKQNTFNDFIDVTESLVQQGYGDKGRVFASGGSAGGLLVAAVVNMAPDLYKGVVAAVPFVDVVTTMLDESIPLTTGEYGEWGNPNDADYYHYMKSYSPYDQVKPQAYPNMLVTTGLHDSQVQYWEPAKWVAKLREMKTDDNLLLLHCDMDSGHGGKSGRFESYRELAREYAFLLALADEEQGTRLAAGLSAPDGEVTR